Part of the Gemmatimonadales bacterium genome, GCTATTGCTGGCGTGGCGGTTCTATACCAACGGGATCGGCGTGCTGCTGGGGATTGCGCTGGCGGCTCGGGTGTACGGCTGGCCGGCGCTGCGGCGGCTAGCCGGGCGGTGGGGCCATGCCGACTAGCATGATGGTCCGCTCCAGTGCCTGGTCCACCCCGTGCGGCAGGTCGGCCGGTGCCCACACCACCGCGCCGGACCCGGCCTCGAAGGTCTCCGTTCCGACCGTCATCCGCGCCCGCCCGCTCAGGATCAGATAGAACTTGTCGGCCCCGGCGTGGACGTGCACCCGCTGAGATTGGCCCGGCTCGAAGCAGTTGAGCCCCACGAAGAGCTGCCTGCCGCGGAAGAGATCGGCCTTGGTGGCGCGAGTCGGATCGAAGCTGGACGCCTCGCCGATCGCCTTGCAGTAGTCGCTCATCCGATGTCGATCCTCCCTTCGGGCATTATCATTCCCGGAACACAGCCGGCCGCGCCCGTCGACCCGTGGCCCGAACCAGGACCGAGTCTTCGCCCATGACCAGTACCCGCATCGAGCGCGATCCGCTCGGCGAGAAAGCCGTCCCCACCACCGCGCTCTACGGCGTCCAGACGCTGCGCGCGGCGGAGAACTTCCCCATCTCCGGGTTGCGGCCGCTGCCGGCCTTCGTCGACGCGGTGGTCTGGATCAAGCGGTCGGCCGCGCT contains:
- a CDS encoding cupin domain-containing protein — protein: MSDYCKAIGEASSFDPTRATKADLFRGRQLFVGLNCFEPGQSQRVHVHAGADKFYLILSGRARMTVGTETFEAGSGAVVWAPADLPHGVDQALERTIMLVGMAPPPG